From a region of the Candida albicans SC5314 chromosome 1, complete sequence genome:
- the WRS1 gene encoding tryptophan--tRNA ligase (Putative tRNA-Trp synthetase; genes encoding ribosomal subunits, translation factors, tRNA synthetases are downregulated upon phagocytosis by murine macrophages) — MSVEEKVSQLKVTEESEQKITPWEVEGAVVDGKSMGIDYDKLISQFGTKHITEETLERFKQVTGEEPHPFLKRGVFFSQRDLDRILDLYEHGEPFFLYTGRGPSSDSMHLGHMVPFIFTKWLQEVFDVPLVIELTDDEKFLFKHQLTIDDVKGFAAENAKDIIAVGFNPENTFIFSDLQYMGGAFYENVVRTSRQITTSTAKAVFGFTDSDCIGKIHFASIQIATAFPSSFPDVLGLPPKTPCLIPCAIDQDPYFRVCRDVADKLRFTKPSLIHAKFFPALQGASTKMSASDTTTSIFMGDTAKQIQKKINKYAFSGGRATAEEHRELGGNPEVDVAFQYLSFFSYDDEKLAQLEQGYRKGEILSGEMKKECITVLQEFVSAYQERRSKVDDQVVEKFMKPHKLVFGNKERKVPAKQREKKAKK; from the coding sequence ATGTcagttgaagaaaaagtatCACAGCTCAAAGTTACTGAGGAGTCAGAACAAAAAATCACTCCATGGGAAGTAGAAGGTGCCGTTGTAGACGGGAAATCAATGGGGATTGattatgataaattaattagtCAATTCGGTACCAAACATATCACTGAGGAAACATTAGAAAGATTTAAACAAGTTACTGGTGAAGAGCCTCAtccatttttgaaaagaggagtatttttttcacaaaGAGATTTAGATCGTATTTTAGATTTATATGAACACGGAGAACCATTCTTTTTATATACTGGAAGAGGTCCATCATCTGATTCAATGCATTTGGGTCATATGGTGCCATTCATATTTACAAAATGGTTACAAGAAGTATTTGACGTCCCATTAGTTATTGAATTAACTGATGATgagaaatttttatttaaacaTCAATTAactattgatgatgttaaAGGTTTTGCCGCAGAAAATGCTAAAGATATAATTGCCGTTGGATTCAATCCGGAAAATACATTTATCTTTTCAGATTTACAATATATGGGTGGAGCATTTTATGAAAACGTCGTTAGAACATCACGTCAAATCACTACTTCTACAGCTAAAGCAGTATTTGGATTCACTGATTCTGATTGTATTGGGAAAATACATTTTGCAAGTATTCAAATAGCAACTGCATTCCCATCATCATTCCCCGATGTATTAGGATTACCACCAAAGACCCCTTGTTTAATTCCTTGTGCCATAGATCAAGATCCTTATTTTAGAGTTTGTAGAGATGTTGCTGATAAATTAAGATTTACCAAACCATCATTAATTCATGCTAAATTTTTCCCAGCTTTACAAGGGGCATCGACAAAAATGTCAGCTTCTGATACTACAACTTCGATTTTCATGGGTGATACAGCAAAACAAATtcagaaaaaaattaataaatatgCATTTTCCGGTGGTAGAGCCACTGCTGAAGAACATCGAGAATTAGGAGGTAACCCAGAAGTAGATGTTGCATTCCaatatttatcatttttcagttatgatgatgaaaaattggcaCAATTAGAACAAGGTTATAGAAAGGGAGAAATATTATCAggagaaatgaaaaaagaatgTATTACAGTTTTACAAGAATTTGTATCTGCTTAtcaagaaagaagaagtaaaGTTGACGACcaagttgttgaaaaattcatgaAACCACATAAATTGGTGTTTGGTAATaaggaaagaaaagttCCTGCCaaacaaagagaaaagaaagccAAAAAGTAA
- the RPL27A gene encoding 60S ribosomal protein eL27 (Ribosomal protein L27; Spider biofilm repressed): MAKFIKSGKVAIVVRGRYAGKKVVIVKPHDEGTKSHPFPHAIVAGIERAPLKVTKKMDAKKVTKRTKVKPFVKLVNYNHLMPTRYSLDVESFKSAVTSEALEEPSQREEAKKVVKKAFEEKHQAGKNKWFFQKLHF, encoded by the exons atgGCTAAGTTCATCAAATCTGGTAAAGTTG CTATTGTTGTAAGAGGTCGTTACGCTGGTAAAAAAGTAGTCATTGTGAAACCACATGATGAAGGTACCAAATCTCACCCATTCCCACATGCCATTGTTGCTGGTATCGAAAGAGCTCCATTGAAGGTTACCAAGAAGATGGATGCTAAAAAAGTTACTAAAAGAACTAAAGTCAAGCCATTTGTTAAATTAGTAAACTACAACCATTTAATGCCAACTAGATACTCATTAGATGTTGAATCATTCAAATCTGCTGTCACTTCTGAAGCTTTAGAAGAACCATCTCAAAGAGAAGAAGCTAAAAAAGTTGTCAAGAAGgcttttgaagaaaaacatCAAGCTGGTAAGAACAAATGGTTCTTCCAAAAATTACACTTTTAA